In Brevibacillus marinus, the genomic window TGGGCAGCCCGCATGCGCACATCCCTGCCGACTTGCGCGAATAGCGGCCGGAAAAATGTTTGCACGGTTCGTTAACTCCGTCTACCATACATGGTAGGCATATTTTTTATTGTTGTTTACCCTGACAGAGGAGATACGGTTCAATGAAGCTGGAGACGATGACGATAATGGAAATAAGAACGTACGTGAATCAGTTGGAAGAGGTTCCGCCGCAGCTGATTGAAAAGCTGTTGGCTGATTCGCGCAGAGGGGTTGCGGCAATCGGACGGCAGCTGGCTGCCCGTGCCGCGCGCGAGGAACGGGAGCGGGCGCGCTGGCTGGCGATGACCGCCTACGAGCGCCGCTTCCGGGCAGAGGGAAAGCAATGGGTGTACGGGATCGACGAAGTGGGGAGAGGGCCGCTCGCCGGACCGGTTGTGGCCTGCGCGGTGGCGCTGCCCGAACAGTTTTCCCTGCCCGGGCTGGATGATTCCAAAAAAGTGCCGCCCGCACTGCGTGAAGCTTATTACGACGTGATTATGCGGGATGCGCTGCGGGTGGGCATCGGCATCGTGTCCGCGGAGCGGATTGACGAGATCAACATTCTGGAGGCGACGCGGGAAGCGATGAAACTGGCAGTCGCCGATGCAGGCGGGGAACCCGACATATGCCTGATTGACGCCGTACATATTCCTGATTTTTCCTATGAGCAATTCCCGATCGTCGGCGGGGACGGCAAAAGCGTCTCGATCGCGGCCGCTTCCATCGTGGCCAAAGTGACGCGGGATCGGCTGATGGCGGAATACGCCAAGCTGTATCCGGAATACGGTTTTGACAAGCATGCCGGCTACGCCACGGCAGAGCATCTGCGGGCACTGGCGCAGTACGGGCCGTGTCCGATTCACCGCCGCACGTTTGGCGGGGTGAAGGAGCTGCTGCACGCGTAAACAACTTGTTTCCGCTGTACGGGCGGTACGGGGAAGCAAACCACGATGCGAAAGAGGGGGAGCGTCCTTGTTTCAACCGGCACCTATCTTATCGACACTGCTCAGGCGAGTCTCGCCAGACGGCGCCAGGTTGCTCGAATTTTCCCCGGGACAAGTGTTCCAAGGGACGGTGTTAAAACTCTACCCTGACAACAGTGCACTTGTCCAGGTCGGCGGGGTTCAGCTGCGGGCTCGTTTGGAAACCCCATTGGAAGCGGGTCAGAAAGCGTGGCTGCAGGTGCAGCCGACAGCGCATCCGGTCACCTTGAAAGTGCTGGCGTCGCCGGAAGGGTCGCAGCAGTCAGCCGCTGCGTCGCTCGGGAATCTGCTCCGCTCGCTCGGCCTGGCTGACAACAAGGAGACGAGAATGGTCGTCCAGACGATGATCCGCGCGGGACTGCCGGTCAGCAAGGAGGCAGTCGAGCTCTTTGTGAGCCTGGCAAAAACGCAGGGGACGAGCGAACACCTGCTGCAGGCCCTCTTGGTTGCGCAAACGCGCAACCTCCCGCTGACCAAGGACGTCGTGCTCGCTTTGAGCGCGTTTTTTGCCGCCCCCTTGTCCGATCGCATCCAGGCCTTCCTGAGGGAAGCGGACCGGTTGGTGCAGCAGCGTGCGGGACAAGCTGATCCGCTCGTTGCACTGATCCAGTCATTGCGGCAGCAGCTCGGATCGCTTCCCCTGCAGCTTTCCCCCGCTGCCGACTGGCCGTCCGCCCGCCAGGCGGCGCCGACTGCCGCTGCGGCCCCCGCACCGGCAAGCCGCACGGGGACAGGGAAAACAGCGGACGGTGCCGATGGGGCGGACAATCCGCAGAACGCTTTCGCGCGGCCATTGTCCGGGCCGGGGCAGCGTTTGCCGCAAACGGCCGGCGGCGCTGGCGGAATGGCGGGAGCGGTGTCGGGCCAACCGGGGAACGGCATTGTCGCGGGGAACAGCGCTGTCGGGCAGCCGCCGCAAGCGGCTTCCCCCTCCCCAGCCGCGCATGCGCCCAGCCCTGCGGCCGCTGCCAATCCCGCAGGGACTGCACGGGCAGCGTTCCCGTCGGCCGCTGCCCTGCAGCAAAGCCCAGGCGGGCACGCGGCGGAGGGGGCGGTGCAAGGCCCGGGAGCGGCTGTGCTGCCGGGAGCGGGAGCGACTGCCGCCGCGTACGAGCCGCTGCACGCGCTTCGCGCCGGTTCGTCCGCGCAAGGGGCGCCCGGCCAGCCGCCTGCGGGAACATTTGCTGCCGCGAGCGCAAGCGGCGCGCCGGATCAGGCGGCTCCGTCCGGCTACGAGCAGGGGCAAACTGCCCAGCCAGCCCGGTTGCGGCCAGATTCGGCGGGGAGTCTGCCGCCCGCTGGGCCAGCTCACCCCTCGGCAGTTGGCGAGCCTGAGCGCGCCAACAGCAGGGGAAGCGAGCATGGCCAGGTGGGGGTGGAGCAAAGAGCGCCTGCTTTTGCGGCCGATGAGCGGGGAAACCCGATTCGCGCGTTTCTGGAGCGGTTGGGCCTGCTGCATGAGCGTCAAATCGCTTCCCTGCGCTTGCCGCAGGCTGATCA contains:
- a CDS encoding ribonuclease HII, which encodes MKLETMTIMEIRTYVNQLEEVPPQLIEKLLADSRRGVAAIGRQLAARAAREERERARWLAMTAYERRFRAEGKQWVYGIDEVGRGPLAGPVVACAVALPEQFSLPGLDDSKKVPPALREAYYDVIMRDALRVGIGIVSAERIDEINILEATREAMKLAVADAGGEPDICLIDAVHIPDFSYEQFPIVGGDGKSVSIAAASIVAKVTRDRLMAEYAKLYPEYGFDKHAGYATAEHLRALAQYGPCPIHRRTFGGVKELLHA